From one Henriciella marina DSM 19595 genomic stretch:
- the yidD gene encoding membrane protein insertion efficiency factor YidD: MINSIETRQIVIDGRSYNIAAECMLVPSTIRALGGKPELDKRVDELKMPRKPHWLKIVICFLRTYRAVRPTTVGNRCVFEPSCSRYSELAFRQKGFWTGISFTLKRLRRCKSGNGGQDTNQLEI, from the coding sequence ATGATTAACTCAATCGAAACGCGACAAATCGTCATTGATGGCAGGAGCTATAACATTGCTGCCGAGTGCATGCTTGTTCCCTCTACGATCCGAGCACTGGGCGGAAAACCGGAACTGGATAAGAGGGTCGATGAACTGAAAATGCCTCGAAAACCGCACTGGTTGAAGATCGTCATATGCTTTTTGCGCACTTATCGGGCGGTCCGCCCCACCACAGTGGGTAACCGCTGCGTTTTTGAGCCAAGCTGTTCCAGATATTCAGAACTGGCGTTTCGCCAAAAAGGGTTTTGGACTGGCATCAGCTTTACCTTGAAGCGTCTCAGACGATGCAAATCCGGAAACGGTGGACAAGACACAAATCAGCTGGAGATCTGA
- the dapB gene encoding 4-hydroxy-tetrahydrodipicolinate reductase yields the protein MTGSMKLAIAGIAGRMGKQLASAAIEAGHELTGASEAPGSPALGKSLDKLIPGAPSSMKPESDVAGAAKGADVWIDFTRPAATIDALKHLQKAGVKAVIIGTTGFDAAEEEAIGEAAGSLAIVKAGNYSLGVNLLCALTKRAAESLGDDWDIEVLETHHRRKVDAPSGTALMLGDAAASGRGSDLKTLRQPPYDGPGAERERGKIGFSVRRSGGVIGEHEVTFGSDREVITLAHSALDRSVFAHGALAAARWALRQPPGLYDMTDVLGL from the coding sequence ATGACTGGATCAATGAAACTCGCAATCGCCGGCATTGCAGGCCGGATGGGAAAACAGCTCGCAAGCGCCGCCATTGAGGCGGGCCATGAGCTGACGGGCGCCAGCGAAGCCCCCGGCAGTCCTGCACTTGGCAAGTCACTCGACAAGCTCATCCCCGGAGCGCCGTCCAGCATGAAGCCGGAGTCGGATGTCGCGGGAGCCGCCAAGGGCGCGGACGTCTGGATCGATTTTACCCGTCCGGCGGCAACGATTGACGCTCTGAAACATCTTCAGAAGGCAGGCGTCAAAGCCGTCATCATCGGCACGACCGGTTTCGATGCCGCCGAAGAAGAAGCGATTGGCGAAGCTGCCGGTAGCCTCGCCATCGTCAAGGCTGGAAACTACTCGCTGGGCGTCAACCTTCTCTGCGCGCTGACGAAACGCGCCGCCGAAAGCCTCGGCGATGACTGGGACATTGAAGTGCTGGAGACCCATCACCGGCGCAAGGTCGATGCGCCGTCTGGTACCGCCCTCATGCTGGGCGACGCCGCAGCCTCTGGTCGTGGGTCGGACCTGAAAACACTGAGGCAGCCACCCTATGACGGCCCTGGCGCCGAACGCGAGAGAGGCAAGATCGGTTTTTCCGTCCGCCGCTCTGGCGGGGTCATTGGCGAACATGAAGTGACCTTCGGCTCTGACAGGGAAGTCATCACGCTGGCCCATTCGGCGCTCGATCGCTCTGTCTTTGCCCATGGCGCGCTCGCGGCTGCACGCTGGGCACTTCGCCAGCCGCCCGGCCTCTATGACATGACCGACGTTCTGGGCCTCTGA
- a CDS encoding methylated-DNA--[protein]-cysteine S-methyltransferase — protein sequence MTSTRPSLSERSVAYGRMADALTHLGETWRDWPDLAECARAVGLSPHHFQREFTRWAGISPKQYQAALAHAEAGDLLRQGASLLDASLETGLSGPSRLHDLFIAHEGLTPGEAKSGGDGADLVMGEAETPFGAAVLVISPRGLCGMGFADHDAAHKSGFEHPGYGRDAVKRDFASRYPNASIRADDGEAKTWARRIFDSDEPVPVALYGTPFRRQIWRALLDIPAGETRTYGEVAAAAGQPKAARAAGTAIGANTISWLIPCHRALASDGRLHNYHWGVARKRAMLTFERAHAA from the coding sequence ATGACTTCGACGCGACCTTCCCTTTCCGAACGCTCTGTCGCCTATGGCCGGATGGCTGACGCGCTCACCCACCTTGGCGAGACCTGGCGTGACTGGCCCGACCTTGCAGAGTGCGCCCGCGCCGTCGGCCTTTCGCCGCATCATTTCCAGCGGGAGTTCACGCGCTGGGCCGGGATCAGCCCCAAACAGTATCAGGCCGCGCTCGCCCATGCCGAAGCCGGTGACCTCCTCAGGCAGGGGGCAAGCCTGCTTGACGCCTCGCTGGAAACGGGTCTCTCAGGGCCGTCACGCCTTCATGATCTTTTCATCGCGCATGAGGGGCTGACACCCGGCGAGGCGAAATCCGGCGGCGATGGCGCTGATCTTGTCATGGGCGAGGCCGAGACCCCATTCGGCGCGGCCGTTCTGGTCATTTCACCGCGCGGCCTGTGCGGGATGGGCTTTGCCGATCATGACGCCGCCCACAAATCCGGCTTCGAGCATCCCGGCTATGGCAGGGATGCGGTCAAGCGCGACTTTGCGAGCCGCTATCCGAACGCCTCCATCCGCGCAGATGATGGCGAAGCAAAAACCTGGGCCCGGCGCATATTCGACAGCGATGAGCCCGTGCCTGTTGCGCTCTACGGCACGCCGTTCAGGCGCCAGATATGGCGGGCGCTTCTCGATATTCCGGCGGGCGAAACGCGCACCTATGGCGAGGTCGCCGCGGCTGCGGGCCAGCCAAAGGCCGCCCGCGCCGCAGGAACGGCGATCGGCGCGAATACGATATCGTGGCTCATTCCCTGCCATCGCGCCCTTGCGTCGGATGGGCGGTTACATAATTACCATTGGGGTGTGGCGCGCAAACGCGCCATGCTGACATTCGAGCGCGCGCACGCCGCCTGA
- a CDS encoding peptidylprolyl isomerase, with protein sequence MKTILAGAALSMCANFSAATAQQTAPADPAQTEAGWRLIAPENLMLIETGKGTVVIELNPSFAPNHAERMRELAASGEYEGEHFYRVIEGFVAQGGLFDDMQILRWGPLKNENDRPYGGEGFVPLGNADLFAPEVGHIGGFPVGRDEALGQEWLLHCPGAVALARNNDPDSGGTEIYIVLDAQRYLDRNLTVFGRVIDGMEHVQAFKRGDRAIQNGVIQAPETGEEIRKLTIASDLPEDERPVWRTMTSDGQPFADHKTALRVREGDFFYRKPPEVLDICGFTTPAEPVVAAATAD encoded by the coding sequence ATGAAGACAATCTTGGCGGGCGCTGCGCTTTCTATGTGCGCCAACTTTAGCGCGGCGACTGCGCAGCAAACCGCGCCTGCGGATCCTGCCCAGACCGAGGCCGGCTGGCGCCTGATCGCCCCCGAAAACCTGATGCTGATCGAAACCGGCAAGGGCACGGTGGTGATCGAGCTCAACCCGTCTTTCGCGCCGAACCATGCAGAGCGTATGCGGGAGCTTGCCGCCTCCGGTGAATACGAAGGCGAGCATTTCTACCGGGTCATCGAGGGATTCGTTGCGCAGGGCGGCCTCTTCGACGACATGCAGATCCTGCGCTGGGGCCCCCTGAAGAACGAGAATGACCGGCCCTATGGCGGCGAAGGCTTCGTCCCACTCGGTAACGCCGATCTCTTCGCGCCAGAGGTCGGCCATATTGGCGGCTTCCCGGTCGGGCGGGATGAGGCGCTTGGCCAGGAATGGCTGCTTCATTGCCCGGGTGCGGTCGCGCTGGCGCGAAATAATGACCCTGACTCAGGCGGCACCGAGATTTACATTGTGCTTGATGCGCAGCGTTATCTCGACCGCAACCTGACCGTCTTTGGCCGGGTCATCGACGGCATGGAGCATGTGCAGGCGTTCAAGCGCGGCGACCGCGCCATCCAGAACGGCGTCATCCAGGCGCCCGAAACCGGCGAAGAAATCCGGAAGCTGACAATTGCCTCCGACCTGCCAGAAGACGAGCGCCCGGTCTGGCGCACGATGACGAGCGACGGCCAGCCCTTTGCCGATCACAAGACGGCGCTGCGGGTGCGCGAGGGCGACTTTTTCTATCGCAAGCCGCCCGAAGTCCTCGACATCTGCGGGTTCACCACGCCCGCTGAACCCGTGGTCGCTGCAGCGACGGCTGACTAG
- a CDS encoding VOC family protein — protein MSVEYLHTMIRISDVDAALKFFCDGLGLKELRRVDNEGGRFTLVFLASPEDIARHTPDENETGLPPGLPMIELTHNWDPEPLEGGRNFGHLAYKVDDIYAATERFQKLGVTINRPPRDGRMCFVRSPDGISVELLQKGDPLPAKEPWASAENIGSW, from the coding sequence ATGAGCGTTGAATACCTGCACACCATGATCCGTATCAGCGATGTCGATGCGGCCCTGAAATTCTTCTGCGATGGTCTTGGCCTGAAAGAGCTTCGCCGGGTCGACAATGAAGGCGGCCGCTTCACCCTGGTTTTCCTGGCCTCGCCTGAGGACATTGCGCGCCATACGCCGGACGAAAACGAGACCGGCCTGCCGCCAGGCCTGCCGATGATCGAGCTCACCCATAACTGGGACCCTGAGCCCCTCGAAGGCGGCCGCAATTTTGGCCACCTCGCCTATAAGGTCGATGATATCTATGCCGCGACCGAGCGTTTCCAGAAGCTCGGCGTGACCATCAACCGTCCCCCGCGCGATGGCCGCATGTGTTTCGTCCGCTCGCCTGATGGTATTTCGGTGGAGCTTCTCCAGAAGGGCGATCCGCTTCCAGCCAAAGAACCGTGGGCCAGCGCCGAGAATATCGGGTCCTGGTAG
- a CDS encoding acetyl-CoA C-acetyltransferase: MAEAYIIDAVRTPRGIGKVGKGSLAHLHPQHLASTVLGAIRDRNKLDTATVDDVIWGTSSQRGAQGADMGRMAALDAGFDVKASGVTLDRFCGSGITTVSLAAAQIMSGMEDCVIAGGCEMMSYTASTADPKSPPMMDAGNLHLRELHPQSQQGCCADAIATLEGIDREAVDQLAVTSQVRAKRAMDEGRFDKSVIPVHNRDGSLALDKDEFPRPGTTMESLSGLKTVFNMFWDVPVDDKGLTYGNMIEKKYPQIKGNVQHVHHAGNSSGVVDGAAAILVTSKEYADKHGLKPRARIVATCNMGDDPTLMLNAPVPAAKKVLEKAGMTTDDIDVYEINEAFSVVAEKFIRDLKLDREKVNINGGAMALGHPIGATGSILIGTALDELERSGGRYGLVTMCAAGGMAPAIIIERLDA, translated from the coding sequence ATGGCTGAAGCATATATTATCGACGCGGTACGTACGCCGCGGGGTATCGGCAAGGTTGGCAAGGGCTCGCTCGCCCATCTCCACCCCCAGCACCTCGCTTCGACCGTTCTCGGTGCAATCCGCGATCGCAACAAGCTCGACACCGCCACCGTCGACGATGTCATCTGGGGCACCAGCTCCCAGCGCGGCGCGCAAGGCGCTGACATGGGCCGCATGGCGGCTCTCGACGCAGGCTTCGACGTCAAGGCATCGGGCGTTACGCTCGACCGTTTCTGCGGCTCCGGCATCACCACCGTGTCGCTCGCTGCAGCGCAGATCATGTCCGGCATGGAAGACTGCGTTATCGCAGGCGGCTGCGAGATGATGAGCTACACGGCCTCCACTGCGGACCCGAAAAGCCCGCCAATGATGGACGCTGGCAACCTTCACCTTCGCGAGCTGCACCCACAGTCCCAGCAGGGCTGCTGCGCGGATGCCATCGCAACGCTCGAAGGCATCGACCGCGAAGCCGTCGATCAGCTCGCCGTCACCAGCCAGGTACGTGCAAAGCGCGCCATGGATGAAGGCCGTTTCGACAAGTCGGTGATCCCGGTGCACAACCGTGATGGCTCGCTTGCCCTCGACAAGGACGAATTCCCACGTCCGGGCACAACGATGGAGAGCCTCTCTGGCCTCAAGACCGTGTTCAACATGTTCTGGGATGTGCCGGTCGACGACAAGGGCCTGACCTATGGCAACATGATCGAGAAGAAGTATCCTCAGATCAAAGGCAATGTTCAGCACGTCCATCATGCCGGTAACTCTTCCGGTGTGGTCGATGGCGCAGCTGCCATTCTCGTCACCTCGAAAGAATATGCCGACAAGCATGGCCTCAAGCCTCGTGCCCGTATCGTCGCGACCTGCAATATGGGCGATGACCCGACGCTGATGCTCAACGCACCGGTCCCGGCTGCCAAGAAAGTCCTCGAGAAAGCCGGCATGACGACCGACGATATCGACGTCTATGAAATCAACGAAGCTTTCTCTGTCGTGGCAGAAAAGTTCATCCGCGATCTCAAGCTCGATCGGGAAAAAGTGAACATCAATGGCGGCGCCATGGCTCTCGGTCACCCGATTGGCGCAACCGGCTCCATCCTGATTGGCACCGCGCTTGACGAACTTGAGCGCTCCGGCGGCCGCTACGGCCTCGTCACAATGTGTGCGGCTGGCGGCATGGCCCCGGCCATCATCATCGAGCGCCTGGACGCCTGA
- a CDS encoding ABC1 kinase family protein produces MSKSEDRERNRFSARLRRTAKVGSNLSGAGVAFAANRFLGGDEGDERTARALAAALGRTKGPLMKVAQILSTIPDLLPPEYADELSQLQAQAPPMGWAFVKRRMRAELGPDWQERFTEFGKEAAHAASLGQVHRATLPDGREVACKLQYPDMSSAVESDVGQLKSLLGMFRRFDGSIDPEEIVEEISDRLREELDYKRERKAMNLYREMLGEKDFVHIPAPVDELSTDRLLTMEWVNGQPLTAYEGASQEVRNGIAKRLYWTWWLPMTQYAVIHGDPHLGNYQVTNGGEGLNLLDFGCIRIFPPNFVGGVVDLYRAIRADDFDAAYAAYEKWGFKNLNKDLVEVLNIWARFIYGPLLEDRVRSVADGVAPGEYGRKQAFEVRKKLKEKGPVTIPREFVFMDRAAIGLGAAYIRLGAEINYHELFEESLEGFSEETVAARQAEVLSKAGLTV; encoded by the coding sequence ATGTCGAAATCGGAAGATCGCGAGCGTAACAGGTTCAGCGCGCGGCTGAGGCGGACGGCAAAAGTCGGCTCCAACCTTTCTGGCGCAGGCGTCGCCTTTGCGGCGAATCGTTTCCTTGGCGGCGATGAAGGCGATGAGCGCACCGCCCGCGCCCTCGCCGCCGCCCTTGGCAGGACCAAGGGCCCGCTCATGAAGGTCGCGCAGATCCTGTCGACCATTCCGGACCTTTTGCCGCCCGAATATGCCGATGAGCTCTCCCAGCTTCAGGCGCAGGCGCCGCCCATGGGCTGGGCGTTCGTCAAACGCCGCATGCGCGCAGAGCTTGGGCCAGACTGGCAGGAGAGGTTCACCGAGTTTGGCAAGGAAGCCGCCCACGCCGCCTCCCTCGGACAGGTTCACCGCGCCACGCTTCCTGATGGCCGCGAGGTTGCCTGCAAGCTGCAATATCCAGACATGTCGAGTGCCGTTGAAAGCGATGTCGGCCAGCTGAAAAGCCTGCTTGGCATGTTCCGGCGCTTTGATGGCTCCATCGACCCGGAAGAGATCGTCGAGGAGATTTCCGACCGCCTGCGCGAGGAGCTTGATTACAAGCGCGAGCGAAAGGCGATGAACCTCTACCGCGAGATGCTGGGTGAGAAAGATTTCGTCCACATCCCTGCGCCCGTCGATGAGCTCTCGACCGACCGTCTCCTCACCATGGAATGGGTCAACGGACAGCCACTGACCGCCTATGAAGGCGCCTCGCAGGAGGTTCGCAACGGCATCGCCAAACGCCTCTACTGGACATGGTGGCTGCCGATGACGCAATACGCTGTCATCCATGGCGACCCGCATCTTGGAAACTATCAGGTGACCAATGGCGGGGAGGGGCTCAACCTTCTCGACTTTGGATGTATCCGTATTTTCCCACCCAACTTCGTTGGCGGCGTTGTCGATCTCTACCGCGCCATCCGCGCCGATGATTTCGACGCTGCCTATGCCGCCTATGAGAAATGGGGCTTCAAGAACCTCAACAAGGACCTTGTCGAGGTGCTGAATATCTGGGCGCGCTTCATTTATGGGCCGCTGCTCGAAGACAGGGTGCGCAGCGTCGCCGATGGTGTCGCGCCGGGTGAGTATGGCCGCAAGCAGGCCTTTGAGGTCCGCAAGAAGCTCAAGGAAAAAGGCCCGGTGACGATCCCGCGTGAGTTCGTCTTCATGGACCGCGCGGCCATTGGTCTTGGCGCGGCCTATATCCGGCTCGGCGCCGAGATCAATTATCACGAGCTCTTCGAGGAAAGCCTTGAAGGCTTCAGCGAAGAGACCGTCGCAGCGCGTCAGGCTGAGGTGCTTTCCAAGGCGGGTCTTACAGTCTAG
- a CDS encoding sigma-54-dependent transcriptional regulator, whose protein sequence is MAKTVLVIDDDPTQRRLIQAAVEKAGFACRTAPDGESGFTTATEAGADVILLDLTMPGLSGMETLERLAERIPDVPVVMLTATSGIDTIVTAMRAGAVDFIVKPANPERVLVSIRNALKMSSLTGEVKRLTRKTEGGMSFEDMIAAAPAMRQVVRLGQRAASSDIPVLILGESGVGKEVIARCIQGASDRAGKPFVTVNCGAIPENLVESILFGHEKGAFTGAVSKSLGKFVEADGGTLFLDEIGELPLDMQVKLLRALQEGEVDAVGSRRPTKVDVRIVSATNRDLAEQVKAGNFREDLYYRLNVFPVDVPSLSQRREDIPALVTHFISRFNASENRDVETASEETLQMLCAFDWPGNVRQLENAVFRAVILCEGTVLQPHDFPQISGIMPEMVDLPPVPARAAPANDMADAGNADMMTPAQTGPVVIKNDEGELRPLTDIERDIIEYAIDFYQGHMSEVSRRLGIGRSTLYRKIREYELDGEEQKAG, encoded by the coding sequence ATGGCAAAGACGGTTCTGGTCATCGACGACGACCCCACGCAACGCAGGCTGATACAGGCGGCTGTCGAGAAAGCAGGCTTTGCCTGCCGGACGGCGCCAGACGGCGAAAGCGGCTTCACCACAGCGACCGAAGCGGGCGCCGACGTCATCCTGCTGGACCTGACAATGCCTGGCCTTTCAGGGATGGAAACGCTTGAGCGCCTTGCAGAGCGCATCCCGGATGTGCCCGTGGTCATGCTGACGGCAACGTCCGGCATCGACACAATCGTGACCGCCATGCGGGCAGGGGCGGTCGACTTTATCGTCAAGCCAGCCAATCCTGAGCGCGTCCTTGTCTCTATCCGCAACGCCCTGAAAATGTCGTCGCTGACCGGTGAGGTGAAACGCCTGACCCGCAAGACCGAAGGCGGTATGAGCTTCGAGGACATGATTGCGGCAGCCCCTGCCATGCGCCAGGTCGTCCGTCTCGGCCAGCGCGCGGCAAGCTCTGACATTCCGGTCCTTATCCTCGGTGAAAGCGGCGTTGGTAAGGAAGTTATCGCCCGCTGCATTCAGGGTGCGTCCGACCGCGCCGGTAAGCCATTCGTTACCGTCAACTGCGGCGCGATCCCCGAAAACCTCGTAGAGAGCATCCTCTTCGGCCATGAGAAAGGCGCGTTCACCGGCGCTGTCTCCAAATCGCTCGGTAAATTCGTGGAGGCCGATGGCGGAACGCTGTTTCTTGATGAGATCGGCGAACTGCCGCTCGACATGCAGGTCAAACTGCTGCGCGCGCTTCAGGAAGGCGAGGTCGATGCCGTCGGCTCACGCCGCCCGACCAAGGTCGATGTGCGCATCGTCTCGGCGACCAATCGTGACCTTGCCGAACAGGTAAAGGCCGGCAATTTCCGCGAAGACCTCTATTATAGGCTTAACGTTTTTCCGGTCGATGTGCCATCGCTCAGCCAGCGCCGCGAAGATATCCCGGCCCTCGTCACGCACTTCATCTCGCGCTTCAACGCGTCTGAAAACCGGGATGTGGAGACCGCGAGCGAAGAAACCCTGCAGATGCTCTGCGCTTTCGACTGGCCGGGCAATGTCCGCCAGCTGGAGAACGCCGTCTTTCGCGCCGTGATCCTTTGCGAGGGCACGGTTCTGCAGCCGCACGATTTCCCGCAGATTTCTGGCATCATGCCGGAAATGGTTGACCTGCCGCCTGTGCCTGCACGTGCTGCACCCGCCAATGACATGGCTGACGCCGGCAATGCCGACATGATGACGCCTGCACAGACAGGCCCGGTCGTGATCAAGAATGACGAGGGTGAGCTTCGTCCGCTCACCGACATCGAACGCGACATCATTGAATATGCGATCGACTTCTATCAGGGACATATGTCCGAAGTCAGCCGCCGCCTCGGCATCGGCCGCTCCACCCTATACCGCAAGATCCGTGAGTATGAGCTCGACGGCGAAGAACAAAAGGCCGGCTGA
- a CDS encoding CPBP family intramembrane glutamic endopeptidase, with product METRPYNTPAALQKEPFTAAFWILCAPFLFPVLGAFLIGIVWPGFNQVINGSDGTARSVGLLWAALAAIHLVHFAILSIWSERIGAGAFAGSMRASQNWIIAAILLGPVILIVPNLVAAALAGGEQGWEYSSDVDTSFFAPENWGVSYLVFALVLAPILEEVTFRGVALGAMLVRGVPPFMAAAISSAAFTFLHLQYSIPALLVVFVAGMGFAWLRLKSGSMLVPILAHIAANGMITFLASLSPPAG from the coding sequence ATGGAGACCCGTCCTTACAATACTCCCGCCGCCTTGCAGAAAGAACCGTTCACGGCGGCTTTCTGGATTCTATGTGCGCCATTCCTGTTTCCGGTCCTCGGCGCGTTCCTGATCGGTATCGTCTGGCCGGGCTTTAATCAGGTGATAAACGGCTCTGACGGAACGGCCCGCAGCGTCGGGCTTCTCTGGGCTGCGCTGGCAGCCATTCATCTTGTCCATTTCGCGATACTCAGCATCTGGAGTGAGCGGATCGGAGCGGGCGCCTTTGCAGGCTCCATGCGGGCCTCGCAGAACTGGATCATCGCGGCCATCCTGCTTGGGCCGGTCATTCTCATCGTTCCGAACCTCGTCGCTGCCGCGCTTGCCGGTGGCGAGCAGGGTTGGGAATATTCGAGCGACGTCGATACCAGCTTCTTTGCCCCCGAAAACTGGGGCGTCTCCTATCTTGTTTTCGCGCTTGTTCTGGCGCCGATCCTCGAAGAGGTGACTTTTCGCGGCGTTGCACTTGGCGCCATGCTGGTTCGCGGCGTTCCGCCCTTCATGGCGGCAGCAATTTCGTCCGCGGCGTTCACCTTTCTTCATCTGCAGTACAGCATACCGGCGCTGCTGGTCGTCTTCGTGGCCGGGATGGGTTTTGCCTGGCTCCGCCTGAAGAGCGGGTCGATGCTTGTCCCGATCCTCGCGCACATTGCCGCGAATGGCATGATCACCTTTCTCGCAAGCCTTTCGCCTCCCGCTGGGTGA